The following are encoded together in the Parabacteroides chongii genome:
- a CDS encoding helix-turn-helix transcriptional regulator has protein sequence MKNVSVGLLNVFLTQFRELNIDLNRILNEFETNRSVLDNPINQIEMGIFGRYMEEIVRLSGNQHVGFEAGFMIPFMVTTTYFNLYHDCKTVADFFDKLENIEDVDSITRHKTFTDGEYFHYQIISSESFTEKYPVAARQWNEAQFGIGLQYAYGYSGRFLRPKFAYTIYSEDNNDKLIEEYLDCPVFYEKERMGMAFKKTILNLPIRTANKELLPIFEEMMAEMKHMQNKDLLSSSVRRYLTHSLLTSDLNLKPIAERFNMSERNFQRKLKSEGTSYQQILDNLRIELARKYLRERIPLVEIAFLLGFESQSAFNKFFSKHFHTTPSQFK, from the coding sequence ATGAAGAATGTCTCAGTAGGATTACTCAATGTTTTCTTAACGCAATTTAGAGAGTTAAATATTGATCTGAATCGGATTTTAAATGAGTTCGAAACAAATCGAAGTGTACTCGACAATCCAATCAACCAAATAGAGATGGGAATCTTCGGTCGTTATATGGAAGAAATTGTAAGATTATCCGGGAATCAACATGTTGGTTTTGAAGCAGGTTTTATGATCCCGTTTATGGTGACTACCACCTACTTCAATTTATACCATGATTGCAAAACGGTCGCCGATTTTTTCGATAAATTAGAGAATATCGAAGACGTTGATTCAATAACACGTCACAAGACATTTACTGATGGTGAATATTTTCATTATCAGATCATTTCCTCCGAAAGTTTTACAGAAAAGTACCCCGTCGCCGCACGACAATGGAACGAAGCCCAGTTTGGTATTGGACTTCAATATGCTTACGGTTATTCCGGTAGATTCTTACGACCTAAATTTGCATATACAATTTATAGCGAAGACAACAATGACAAGCTGATAGAGGAGTATCTGGATTGCCCTGTATTCTATGAAAAAGAACGGATGGGTATGGCATTCAAAAAAACGATCTTGAATCTTCCTATTCGAACTGCAAACAAAGAGTTATTGCCGATCTTTGAAGAAATGATGGCAGAAATGAAACATATGCAAAACAAGGACTTGCTGTCGAGTAGTGTCCGCAGATATCTTACACATAGCCTTTTAACGTCTGACCTTAACCTTAAACCAATCGCAGAAAGATTCAATATGAGTGAACGAAATTTCCAGCGAAAACTGAAATCAGAGGGAACTTCGTACCAACAAATTCTTGATAATTTGCGTATAGAATTAGCTCGGAAATACCTTCGGGAAAGAATACCATTAGTTGAAATAGCTTTTTTGTTAGGATTCGAGAGCCAAAGTGCCTTCAACAAGTTCTTCAGCAAACATTTTCATACAACACCAAGCCAATTCAAATAA
- a CDS encoding DNA-3-methyladenine glycosylase I, translating to MSYCEYVKTSKDSAIELNKAYHDTSYGFPIEDDNELFGRLLLEINQAGLSWSTILKKEPSFRSAYDNFHIEKVANYTETDEARLLSDSGIIRNKLKIKAAIHNAQVIVQLQNEYGSFKNWLDHHHPKTKDEWTKLFKKTFKFTGGEIVNEFLLSTGYLEGAHTPDCPIYQKILEKNPAWNKR from the coding sequence ATGTCCTATTGCGAATATGTAAAAACATCTAAGGATTCAGCCATCGAGCTTAATAAAGCCTATCATGATACAAGTTACGGTTTCCCTATCGAAGACGATAACGAGTTATTCGGCAGACTTCTCCTGGAGATCAACCAGGCGGGCCTAAGTTGGTCGACGATATTAAAGAAAGAACCGAGCTTTCGTTCTGCTTACGATAATTTCCATATTGAAAAGGTTGCAAACTACACGGAAACAGATGAAGCCAGACTTTTATCCGATTCCGGCATCATCCGGAATAAATTAAAAATCAAAGCTGCCATCCACAATGCCCAGGTCATTGTACAACTGCAAAACGAATACGGCTCATTCAAAAACTGGCTGGACCATCATCACCCTAAAACCAAAGATGAATGGACCAAATTATTCAAAAAGACATTCAAATTCACCGGAGGTGAGATCGTCAACGAATTTCTGCTAAGTACCGGCTATCTTGAAGGAGCCCATACACCGGATTGTCCCATATATCAAAAGATTCTGGAAAAGAATCCGGCATGGAACAAACGGTAA
- a CDS encoding DEAD/DEAH box helicase: MPENQILIIALSNHPVLGPLLIPYFARTVSPEVISVEEQATHAGNEAGLSDMEKRAIAIAQSYSEKKLMQVYSRQQTVTGFLNSVTPEMLKKQLRPFIDKKIREMVRLIQANHLSVYIKEAGSKLLYEHDRVRFSGEEAEISFRFEITDHSFRYTALCHMNGVEVSLLKKRRFLLLSSKPAIFLLDDQLLAFKRIEAAKVTPFLSRKYVEVSLAETEKYLELVALPLISDYPASSSGFDMIHEPRTCVPELSVERSINDEPALQLRFRYGERSFSPGKRNQFAYPRLEHVEGKPVIYYFTRDLQLEQTYICLLEQWHFKQITDVQFVRTTEAGGYTFIDWLQQHKSELEACFSFVQTDTSLRFYLGDISLTQEISPSPDWFDIRITVRMGDFQFPFIRFRKHILEGKREFVLPDGQVALLPEDWFEKYSDLFAFGDDRPGEIRVRKMHLGIVSALEQDESVSKEYVQKESVAIPPKIKTTLRPYQQEGFSWLVHLAANGFGGCLADDMGLGKTLQAITLLQQIYDPEEPKEVTISPSASENVTVDQSGQLSFFGTDSPDDKPYEEVKDRQEESATIPASLIVVPTSLLPNWKREIRKFSTLSVYTYTGDQKRKDPCKNFNRYNIVLVTYGLLRRDIELLEKYRYTYVILDESQNIKNPASMTYHSVVRLQCEHRLVLTGTPIENSLKDLWAQFNFINPGLLGSADGFRKHFIHPITREGNENARKRLQQIIRPFFLRRTKQQVAPELPPLTEEVVYCEMTPEQREVYQKEKNALRNTILQERYKNSFVALNGITRLRQLANHPQMVLPEYTGGSGKMEQVLDAFETLVSEGHKVLIFSSFVTHLKLLADAFTQHGWQYAMLTGSTLDRESEIARFSTRQDVSAFFISLKAGGVGLNLTDADYVFIIDPWWNPAAEMQAESRAHRIGQDKQVFAYRFITADTIEEKIRNLQESKNELAETFITENDPFKSLTDKDWEELL; encoded by the coding sequence ATGCCCGAAAATCAGATATTGATCATTGCGTTAAGTAACCATCCTGTTTTGGGACCTTTGCTTATTCCTTATTTTGCCAGAACTGTATCGCCGGAAGTGATCAGCGTGGAAGAGCAAGCCACGCATGCCGGAAATGAAGCGGGGTTGTCTGATATGGAGAAACGGGCAATCGCGATTGCACAGAGTTACTCGGAAAAGAAACTGATGCAGGTGTATTCCCGGCAACAGACAGTTACCGGCTTTCTGAATTCGGTGACGCCGGAGATGCTGAAGAAACAACTCCGACCGTTCATCGATAAGAAGATAAGGGAGATGGTCCGGTTGATACAGGCAAACCATTTGTCTGTATATATAAAGGAAGCAGGAAGTAAGTTGCTTTATGAACATGACCGGGTGCGCTTTTCCGGGGAGGAGGCCGAGATCTCTTTTCGTTTTGAGATAACAGATCATTCTTTTCGGTATACAGCCTTATGTCACATGAATGGAGTGGAAGTGTCTTTATTGAAAAAGAGGCGGTTTCTGTTGTTGTCATCAAAGCCTGCTATATTCCTGCTGGATGACCAGTTGTTAGCATTCAAACGTATAGAAGCGGCGAAAGTTACACCTTTCCTTTCACGGAAATACGTGGAAGTTTCGTTGGCTGAGACTGAAAAATATCTGGAACTGGTGGCACTTCCTTTGATCAGCGATTATCCGGCCAGTTCTTCCGGGTTTGATATGATCCATGAACCCCGCACTTGTGTCCCGGAATTATCTGTGGAGCGTTCTATCAATGATGAACCGGCACTTCAACTGCGTTTCAGGTATGGAGAACGTTCTTTTTCGCCGGGAAAAAGAAACCAGTTCGCTTATCCCCGGTTGGAACATGTCGAAGGGAAACCGGTCATTTATTATTTTACACGTGATTTGCAATTGGAACAAACGTACATCTGCTTACTTGAACAATGGCATTTCAAGCAGATAACCGATGTACAGTTCGTTCGGACCACAGAAGCGGGTGGTTATACATTTATCGATTGGCTGCAACAACATAAAAGTGAGTTGGAGGCTTGTTTCTCTTTTGTGCAGACCGATACCTCTCTGCGGTTCTATCTGGGAGATATTTCGCTGACACAGGAAATTTCCCCTTCTCCCGATTGGTTCGATATTCGTATCACGGTTCGTATGGGTGATTTTCAATTCCCTTTTATCCGCTTCAGAAAACATATTCTGGAGGGGAAGCGTGAGTTTGTTTTACCGGACGGGCAAGTCGCCTTATTGCCAGAAGATTGGTTTGAGAAATATAGCGATCTGTTTGCTTTCGGCGATGACCGGCCCGGGGAGATCAGAGTCCGTAAGATGCATTTGGGAATTGTCTCTGCCTTGGAGCAGGATGAATCCGTATCGAAGGAGTATGTGCAGAAAGAATCGGTTGCTATTCCACCAAAGATAAAGACGACGTTACGTCCGTATCAGCAGGAAGGTTTTTCCTGGTTGGTCCATCTGGCGGCGAATGGTTTCGGTGGTTGTCTGGCGGATGATATGGGATTGGGGAAGACATTGCAGGCTATTACCTTGCTGCAACAGATATATGATCCGGAGGAACCTAAAGAGGTTACGATTTCTCCATCCGCTTCGGAGAATGTTACAGTCGATCAAAGCGGGCAACTTTCCTTTTTCGGAACAGATTCGCCGGATGACAAACCCTATGAGGAAGTGAAGGACAGACAGGAAGAATCAGCGACTATTCCCGCTTCCCTGATTGTTGTACCTACTTCTTTATTGCCTAACTGGAAACGGGAAATCCGCAAGTTCAGTACGTTGAGTGTCTATACTTATACCGGAGATCAGAAAAGGAAAGATCCCTGTAAAAACTTCAACCGGTATAATATCGTGCTGGTCACTTATGGACTGTTGCGGCGTGATATCGAGCTGCTGGAGAAGTATCGTTATACTTATGTGATACTGGATGAAAGCCAGAACATAAAGAATCCGGCTTCCATGACCTATCATTCGGTGGTCCGTCTGCAATGTGAACACCGGCTGGTACTGACCGGAACACCTATCGAAAACTCACTGAAAGATCTATGGGCACAATTCAATTTTATCAATCCCGGTTTATTGGGATCGGCAGACGGTTTCCGGAAACATTTCATCCATCCGATTACCAGGGAGGGGAATGAGAATGCCCGTAAACGTTTACAACAAATTATCCGTCCTTTCTTTTTGCGACGGACCAAACAACAGGTGGCACCGGAACTTCCGCCATTGACGGAAGAGGTCGTATATTGCGAAATGACACCGGAGCAACGCGAAGTGTATCAGAAAGAAAAGAATGCGTTGCGGAACACGATCTTGCAGGAACGTTACAAGAATTCTTTTGTCGCTTTGAATGGTATCACCCGTTTACGTCAGCTGGCTAATCATCCGCAAATGGTTTTACCGGAATATACGGGTGGTTCGGGAAAGATGGAACAGGTGCTGGATGCTTTTGAAACACTGGTGAGCGAAGGGCATAAAGTATTGATCTTTTCTTCTTTTGTCACACACCTGAAATTGTTGGCGGATGCTTTTACGCAACATGGATGGCAGTATGCGATGCTGACCGGCAGTACATTGGACCGGGAGAGCGAAATTGCCCGTTTCTCAACCCGCCAGGATGTGTCCGCCTTTTTCATCTCGCTGAAAGCGGGTGGGGTAGGACTGAACCTGACGGATGCCGATTATGTATTTATTATCGATCCCTGGTGGAATCCGGCGGCTGAGATGCAGGCGGAAAGCCGTGCCCATCGCATCGGGCAGGATAAACAGGTCTTTGCCTACCGTTTCATCACTGCCGATACGATCGAGGAAAAGATCCGCAACCTCCAGGAATCCAAGAATGAGCTGGCTGAAACATTTATTACGGAAAACGACCCGTTCAAGTCGCTGACGGATAAGGATTGGGAAGAGCTATTATAA
- a CDS encoding amidophosphoribosyltransferase, which produces MEQLKHECGVAMVRLLKPLEYYHQKYGTWMYGLNKLYLLMEKQHNRGQEGAGLACVKLEATPGEEYMFRERALGTGAITEIFAAVHEHYKDLPPGKLNDPLFAKSNLPFAGELYMGHLRYSTTGKSGISYVHPFLRRNNWRAKNLALCGNFNLTNVNDIFKEITAIGQHPRKFADTYIMLEQTGHRLDREIERLYQKYEDEGLKGMDITHAIEAHVDLSNVLKRCVPTWDGGFVICGLTGSGESFSVRDPWGIRPAFYYADDEIVVLASERPVIQTAMNVQAEDIKELQRGEAMFISKDGRFRTSQIVEPKVNKACSFERIYFSRGSDVDIYRERKKLGENLVHPILKAVDYDLKHTVFSFIPNTAEVAYFGMQEGLNNYLNKLKKEWIADRSHLLQEEELDQILSMRVRAEKVAIKDIKLRTFIAEGNSRNDLAAHVYDVTYGSIEPFVDNLVVIDDSIVRGTTLKQSIIGILDRLHPRKIVIVSSSPQVRYPDYYGIDMSRMNEFIAFRAAVALLKERGMESVITDAYWKAKKQQAQEDGTIVNFVKEIYALFTDEEISGKMVDLLTPAGTRAKVEIVYQTLDGLHASCPNHPGDWYFSGDYPTPGGARMVNKAFINYMEEEYLIR; this is translated from the coding sequence ATGGAACAACTTAAACATGAGTGTGGAGTCGCCATGGTCCGGTTACTGAAACCTTTAGAATATTATCATCAAAAGTATGGTACCTGGATGTATGGGCTGAATAAACTCTATTTACTGATGGAGAAGCAGCATAACAGGGGACAGGAAGGAGCCGGTTTAGCCTGCGTGAAGTTAGAAGCAACCCCCGGTGAAGAATACATGTTTCGGGAAAGAGCATTGGGAACAGGAGCTATAACCGAGATATTCGCCGCCGTTCATGAACATTACAAAGATTTACCGCCCGGTAAATTGAATGATCCGCTTTTCGCAAAATCAAATCTTCCTTTCGCCGGAGAGCTTTATATGGGTCACCTCCGTTACAGTACGACCGGTAAGTCCGGTATTTCCTACGTCCATCCTTTTTTACGCCGCAACAACTGGAGAGCCAAGAACCTCGCTCTTTGCGGAAATTTCAATCTCACAAACGTAAACGACATCTTTAAAGAAATTACAGCGATCGGCCAGCATCCGCGTAAGTTTGCCGATACGTATATCATGCTTGAACAGACGGGACACCGTCTGGACCGGGAGATCGAACGTTTGTACCAGAAGTATGAAGACGAAGGACTGAAAGGGATGGATATAACTCATGCGATCGAGGCACATGTCGATCTGTCGAACGTGTTGAAACGTTGTGTTCCGACCTGGGACGGCGGATTTGTGATCTGCGGTCTGACCGGTAGCGGCGAATCGTTCAGCGTGCGTGACCCCTGGGGAATCCGTCCGGCGTTCTATTATGCGGATGATGAGATCGTGGTACTGGCTTCCGAGCGTCCGGTCATCCAGACGGCGATGAACGTGCAGGCCGAAGATATAAAGGAATTGCAACGCGGCGAAGCGATGTTTATCAGTAAAGACGGCCGTTTCCGCACTTCGCAGATCGTGGAGCCGAAGGTGAATAAAGCCTGCTCTTTCGAGCGTATCTATTTCTCCCGCGGTAGCGATGTGGATATTTACCGCGAACGTAAGAAGTTGGGAGAGAATCTGGTTCACCCGATACTGAAAGCTGTCGATTACGACCTCAAACATACTGTCTTTTCTTTCATTCCCAATACGGCGGAAGTCGCCTATTTCGGTATGCAGGAAGGACTGAATAACTATCTGAACAAACTGAAAAAAGAATGGATCGCCGACCGCAGCCATCTTTTGCAGGAAGAAGAACTGGATCAGATACTTTCCATGCGCGTTCGTGCTGAAAAAGTAGCGATAAAAGATATAAAATTGCGTACCTTTATCGCCGAAGGTAACAGCCGTAACGACCTGGCAGCCCATGTGTATGATGTTACTTACGGAAGTATCGAACCATTCGTTGATAATCTGGTTGTAATAGATGATAGCATTGTTCGCGGAACGACCCTGAAACAAAGTATCATCGGTATCCTGGACCGTCTGCATCCGCGGAAGATCGTGATCGTATCTTCATCTCCGCAGGTGCGTTATCCGGATTATTACGGGATCGATATGTCGCGGATGAACGAGTTTATCGCTTTCAGGGCAGCGGTGGCTTTGCTGAAAGAGCGGGGAATGGAGTCGGTGATAACGGATGCTTATTGGAAAGCCAAGAAACAACAGGCACAGGAGGACGGTACGATTGTGAATTTTGTAAAGGAAATTTACGCACTGTTCACCGATGAGGAGATTTCGGGCAAGATGGTCGATTTGCTTACTCCGGCGGGTACACGTGCCAAGGTAGAGATCGTTTACCAGACATTGGACGGCTTGCATGCTTCCTGTCCGAATCATCCGGGAGACTGGTATTTCTCCGGTGATTATCCGACACCGGGCGGTGCACGGATGGTGAACAAGGCTTTTATCAATTATATGGAAGAAGAATATTTAATCAGATAA
- the carA gene encoding glutamine-hydrolyzing carbamoyl-phosphate synthase small subunit, with protein MQTEKTATLILDDGTVFRGLSFGSEKEVTGEVVFNTAMTGYPESLTDPSYAGQLMVLTYPLVGNYGVPPRTFGPDGIATFMESEKIHAEAIIVSDYSHEYSHWNAVGSLGSWLKEEGVPGIYGIDTRALTKKLREHGVMMGKIVIGDAKTDLTDFGQYGNVNYVDKVSCKEVITYGEGEGKKRVVLVDCGVKHNIIRSLLKRNVTVIRIPWNYDFNTLEYDGLFISNGPGDPDTCDAAVQNIRKALAGDKPICGICMGNQLLAKAGGASIYKLKYGHRSHNQPVRMVGTEKCFITSQNHGYAVDNTTLGADWEPLFINMNDGTNEGIKHKTKPFFSSQFHPEACSGPTDTEFMFDKFVELL; from the coding sequence ATGCAAACAGAAAAAACAGCAACATTGATCTTAGACGACGGGACTGTTTTTCGCGGTCTTTCTTTCGGCAGCGAGAAGGAGGTTACCGGCGAAGTAGTGTTCAACACGGCCATGACGGGATATCCGGAGAGTTTGACCGACCCCTCTTATGCCGGTCAGCTGATGGTTCTGACTTATCCGCTGGTGGGTAACTACGGTGTACCTCCCCGTACATTCGGTCCGGACGGGATCGCCACGTTTATGGAAAGTGAAAAGATCCATGCGGAGGCGATTATTGTAAGTGATTACAGTCATGAATACAGTCATTGGAATGCTGTCGGAAGCCTGGGAAGCTGGTTGAAAGAAGAGGGTGTTCCCGGAATTTACGGAATCGATACACGTGCGCTGACCAAGAAACTGCGTGAGCACGGTGTCATGATGGGAAAGATCGTGATCGGTGATGCAAAGACCGACCTTACGGATTTCGGACAATACGGAAATGTGAATTATGTAGACAAAGTGTCTTGTAAAGAAGTCATTACTTATGGGGAAGGTGAAGGAAAGAAACGGGTTGTCCTGGTGGATTGCGGCGTGAAACATAACATCATCCGCAGCCTGCTGAAACGGAATGTGACTGTGATCCGGATCCCCTGGAACTATGATTTCAATACACTGGAATATGACGGCCTGTTCATTAGTAACGGTCCCGGCGACCCCGATACCTGCGACGCAGCCGTTCAGAATATCCGCAAAGCGCTGGCAGGCGACAAACCTATTTGTGGTATCTGTATGGGAAACCAGTTGCTGGCAAAAGCGGGAGGTGCTTCTATCTATAAACTGAAATACGGACACCGCAGCCACAACCAGCCGGTTCGGATGGTTGGAACGGAGAAATGTTTCATCACCTCGCAGAATCATGGATACGCGGTGGATAACACGACGCTGGGTGCCGATTGGGAACCGCTTTTTATCAATATGAATGACGGTACGAATGAAGGTATCAAGCATAAAACGAAACCTTTCTTTTCGTCGCAGTTCCATCCCGAGGCTTGTAGCGGGCCGACGGATACAGAGTTTATGTTCGATAAATTTGTCGAGTTACTATAA